The genomic region ACGCACACGCCACAGCCTTTACAATGAGAATAATCCACGCCTTTTAACTTGCCCTCTCTTGAAAGAATAGCAGCGTCTGGGCAATAAACCCAACAATTAAAGCAATTGATGCAAATATTATTGTTATGCACAGGCTTAGCCACGCGCCAATGAGCCACTGAAGTGGTGAAGTAGCTTTGCTCGGTGTAATGGCGCTCATCATTGTGTTTTTCCATTTCGCTTTGCGCGTTTTTTTCAAAAGGGAAGAGCACCGCCCCCATTTCAAATTCATTCCAATCTTTCATCTTTAATCCCTAATGTTATTGAACTTCTTCATAAGCTCTTTGGATAGCGAGCATGTTAGCGTCAATGACTTCTTGCGTGAGTTTTTTGCCTAAAACTTTCTTAAAAGCTTCTTTAAAAGCCCCGATTTCAAGCATGCCAGACACTTTCATTAACGCTCCTAGCATGGGCGTGTTGGGGATGGGGCGTTTTAAGGTTTCCATAGAGATTTTTAAACAATCCACTAAAAACACCTTACGGGTTTTTAATTCAGGTTTTTTTCAAACAATTCTTCTTTGCTGAGATAGCTAGTGATGATATAAGTCGTGTCTTCTTTTTCATTAGCGAAGATGTTTTCAATGAAAACCAAACCAGGGTCAATCACCAGCACATAATCAGGCTGCATGAAGCGTTCATGGTTTAAAATAGGCTCATCATCAACGCGGTTATAAGCCATCATAGCAGCCCCCTTTTAGCTGAGCCATAGGAAGCGAATGCTTGCACTTCTTTGCCTGTTTTTGAAATCACATCAGCCAACCCTT from Helicobacter pylori harbors:
- a CDS encoding 4Fe-4S dicluster domain-containing protein — encoded protein: MKDWNEFEMGAVLFPFEKNAQSEMEKHNDERHYTEQSYFTTSVAHWRVAKPVHNNNICINCFNCWVYCPDAAILSREGKLKGVDYSHCKGCGVCVDVCPTNPKSLWMFEEQIEPATALTQWPQKQEKKKS